In a genomic window of Streptomyces sp. SJL17-4:
- a CDS encoding amino acid adenylation domain-containing protein, whose protein sequence is MSTAQHEVWIAHQMDTGGALHNCGGHVEIRGWLDEGHLAEAVRRAVGETDALRVRFVADEKGHPWQWPTDVDAPLHIRDFSGESDPAGAAKEWARADLATPVDLAKDALFTHTLLRLAPDHFLFHLRYHHIVLDGYGQVLHWRRLAQIYTALEQGTPVRERTAGTLRDLLGEEAEYQASAVQDSDRAYWLGHAAEWPERISLSDRGAGTSRPAERFRPPVRVERIDEMAATYGTPWAVVVLAATAAYLHRITQQDEIVVGLPVRARTTRTALTTPGMLANVLPLRLSVRSDMPFRELVQQVAAQAAEVLAHQRFRGEVLQRELRRTGAAEESSGVVVNVVSFDGRLRFAEHQGTVRQLSSGPVHDLSIEFFGGADGADLHMSFDPNPELHDAATVTAHRDRFAAFLDTLVRADAQVPVGEIELLTATERAQVESEDRAHARDFDLTRPLHELIEDQAERTPDAVAAETEDGSLTYRELVGRARGLAARLRADGVAAGQVVGVYDERSLDLVVELLAVLMSGAAYLPLDPELPLTRVEFQIEDSGARVVLTRSDLAERLAGAGGSIATTEVIAVDTLLPTLPASGPLRATATPEDTAYVIYTSGSTGRPKGVAVPHRGVVNRLLWMQEEYGLGADDRVLQKTPFTFDVSVWEFFWPLLTGAVLHLAAPGAQRDPRALADVIRRHRVTTAHFVPSMLDLFLAEPASRDVPTLRRVVCSGEALRSETVGRFFERYGAGPELHNLYGPTEASIDVTHWRCTPEDAHRPVPIGRPVANTSLYVLDREGRPLPHGIAGELYIGGVQVASGYLNRPELTAASFVDNPFGPGRLYRTGDLAVLREDGVVLYRGRLDHQVKVHGFRIEPGEIESALLGHPAVEQAVVTAPLGDDGERRLIAHVVPDGAAPEPAELLEWLRERLPAYMAPAHFVTLDALPLLSNGKLDRKALPMPDTRPVRTVTPPETAEESLLHRAWCTVLGIDEIGVDDSFFVLGGDSMHAIRVRAEVEREGRTFEVADLFQGPSIRELARVLRSLEEREGSADRVPFGLLSAADRLLLPDGLDDAYPLSAMQAGMLYHAAYAEDSSVYRVVTSARVATRLDPDALRAAIDDTAARHPSLRCSFDLARFSEPLQLVHGHVEIPLETGLDLGGLDDEARLRAVTDWVEQAKYTRFDPEVAPLLKFVAHPCGPEAFELSVIEHHVVLDGWSDMRMLEEVVDHYRARLAGEELRLPPVRSAYRDFVAAERRALADERARAYWTGLLRGAEPTRLVSRGTTGQERPDGARPAANQRYDVPVDDGVAAELRLLGGREGLPLKSLLATAHLAVLRLVSGDDEVLTGVVANARLEEEGGDETIGVFLNTLPLRLDVSSATLLDTARRVFDHERRSAAHRRYPFAQMQHDVGEGLQLDSYVNFMDFHRDRHRSADGLMAVTVGVAETNYPLAVNFLIDPELGRLQLWLDCDLAVLPEEFCSRLAGYYERALAAVARRPEERLTAVDLMAPAEHAQLAEWNDTAVPYDLDATVHGQFERQALTHPDAIAVVHRFDELSYAELDSRANRLAHHLRGQGVGRGDLVGVSLRRGADLVVALLAVLKSGAAYVPMDPSFPTGRLADIAADSGIGCLVKGPGTPDGITAPRVVDLAADAKTIERAPATSPDVEVSGDDTAYVIYTSGSTGKPKGTALRHRNAVNFFAGMDGRVGCDDQDVVLAVTSVSFDISVLELLWPLTHGAKVVVAGERVITRLVPQSESRERPLGFSLFFFAASAGASHREGYQLVLDAARYADTHGFEAVWTPERHFHEFGGLYPNPSVMSAALATITDRIALRCGSVVSPLHDAVRIAEEWSLVDNLSDGRVGLAFAAGWNSNDFVLRPENFPVRKELMSEQLAEFRTLWRGEPVQRVGGSGELVDVRIFPAPVQDEPPVWLTSVGAVQTFEKAGATGANLLTHLFGQSPDDLAEKIKAYRQAREAAGHTGPGQVTVMVHTFMSDDPERAREQAREPFRDYLRSSTELWRTLFASTGQDLPEMGAEEQIDAVIDMAINRYFETSGLFGSPDTCADLVRALAAAGVDEIACLVDFGVEAEDVLKSLTWVDRLRDNHDTEVAEGAHSFAELCERHGVTLVQGTPSLLTAVAAEPAALESLRGLRALLIGGEAFPSGLARRLLEALPEVRIHNMYGPTETTIWSTVHELDASRDTTADSISIGRPIANTEVRVVDDRGRPLPVGVSGELWIGGDGVAAGYIGRPELTAERFVTGVEGTGLFYRTGDRVRRRADGSLEFLGRVDRQVKILGHRVEPDEVESVLSRHPRLDAVAVTAVDGANGTELVAYVSPADSLSDASVQDAHVRSWGEVWESAYTATDGAPEDGSEFAGWLSSYTGDPIPVPEMREWLGHTVDRIRALRPTALADIGVGVGLVLRNLADRVGEYHGVDLSPAALTVAAASLGRPLPAHVHLEQSGPEYLARLAPGSLDTVVINSVAQYFPGTDYLRTVLTDAVRAVRPGGAVFVGDVRSVEMLPEFHTAVALHRAGPLQTVEEIRSSVSRRLQEERELCLSPAFFHRLAADLDGVGEVRVELKRGTADNELSLFRYDVTLLIGDRPAPAATEPRLTWDALDGGLDGLRRRLAGGAEGLVVTGIPNRRLLRTTAAVRALEDTDGTATGWDLERLLWDLDDEAGAHPEELFDLAAEQGRRLRALVPPDGRLDTFDAVFGTPVPAHDDAEDTA, encoded by the coding sequence GTGTCCACCGCGCAGCACGAAGTGTGGATCGCCCACCAGATGGACACCGGAGGTGCCCTCCACAATTGCGGGGGACACGTCGAGATCCGGGGGTGGCTGGACGAGGGGCACCTGGCCGAAGCGGTCCGGCGGGCCGTCGGCGAAACCGATGCCTTACGCGTTCGGTTCGTTGCTGATGAGAAGGGCCACCCCTGGCAGTGGCCGACCGATGTCGATGCCCCGCTCCACATCAGGGACTTCAGCGGGGAGAGCGATCCGGCAGGTGCCGCGAAGGAGTGGGCGCGGGCGGACCTGGCCACTCCGGTCGACCTCGCGAAGGACGCGTTGTTCACCCACACACTGCTCCGTCTGGCACCGGACCACTTCCTCTTCCACCTCCGTTACCACCACATCGTGCTGGACGGATACGGCCAGGTCCTCCACTGGCGCAGGCTCGCGCAGATCTACACCGCGCTCGAGCAGGGCACGCCGGTCCGCGAGAGGACCGCGGGCACACTCCGCGACCTCCTCGGCGAGGAAGCCGAGTACCAGGCATCGGCGGTCCAGGACAGCGACCGCGCCTACTGGCTGGGCCATGCGGCCGAGTGGCCCGAGCGGATCAGCCTGAGTGACCGAGGGGCCGGAACGTCCCGGCCGGCCGAGCGGTTCCGGCCCCCCGTGCGGGTCGAGCGGATCGACGAGATGGCCGCCACGTACGGGACGCCGTGGGCGGTCGTCGTACTGGCGGCGACCGCCGCGTATCTGCACCGGATCACCCAGCAGGACGAGATCGTCGTCGGACTGCCGGTACGGGCCCGGACCACGCGCACCGCGCTGACCACACCCGGCATGCTCGCCAACGTCCTTCCGCTGCGGCTGTCCGTACGCTCCGACATGCCGTTCCGTGAGCTCGTCCAGCAGGTCGCGGCACAGGCCGCCGAGGTGCTCGCGCACCAGCGGTTCCGTGGCGAGGTCCTCCAGCGGGAGCTCCGGCGGACCGGTGCCGCCGAGGAGTCCTCGGGCGTCGTCGTGAACGTGGTGTCGTTCGACGGGCGGCTCCGCTTCGCCGAACACCAGGGCACGGTCCGCCAGTTGTCCTCGGGACCCGTGCACGACCTCTCGATCGAGTTCTTCGGCGGCGCCGACGGCGCGGACCTCCACATGTCGTTCGACCCCAACCCGGAACTGCACGACGCCGCGACCGTGACCGCGCACCGTGACCGGTTCGCCGCCTTCCTGGACACCCTCGTACGGGCGGACGCGCAGGTGCCCGTGGGTGAGATCGAGCTCCTGACCGCGACCGAGCGCGCCCAGGTGGAGTCCGAAGACCGCGCCCACGCACGGGACTTCGATCTGACCCGGCCCCTCCACGAACTGATCGAGGACCAGGCCGAACGGACGCCGGACGCCGTCGCCGCCGAGACCGAGGACGGCTCGCTGACCTACCGCGAGCTCGTCGGCCGGGCCCGCGGCCTCGCCGCCCGTCTCCGCGCCGACGGGGTGGCGGCCGGCCAGGTGGTGGGCGTGTACGACGAGCGTTCGCTCGACCTGGTGGTGGAACTGCTCGCGGTGCTGATGTCCGGGGCTGCGTACCTGCCGCTGGACCCCGAACTCCCCCTCACGCGGGTGGAGTTCCAGATCGAGGACTCCGGGGCGCGGGTCGTCCTCACACGATCGGACCTCGCCGAGAGGCTCGCCGGTGCCGGTGGGAGCATCGCGACCACCGAGGTCATCGCCGTCGACACGCTGCTGCCCACGCTGCCCGCGTCCGGGCCGCTCCGGGCCACCGCCACCCCCGAGGACACCGCGTACGTCATCTACACCTCGGGTTCGACCGGCCGGCCCAAGGGCGTCGCCGTACCGCACCGCGGTGTGGTGAACCGGCTCCTGTGGATGCAGGAGGAGTACGGTCTCGGGGCGGACGACCGCGTCCTGCAGAAGACGCCCTTCACCTTCGACGTCTCGGTGTGGGAGTTCTTCTGGCCCCTGCTCACCGGCGCCGTGCTCCATCTGGCCGCCCCCGGCGCCCAGCGCGACCCGCGGGCGCTCGCCGACGTCATCCGCAGGCACCGGGTCACCACGGCGCACTTCGTCCCCTCGATGCTCGACCTCTTCCTGGCGGAGCCCGCGAGCCGGGACGTGCCCACCCTGCGCCGGGTCGTCTGCAGCGGCGAGGCCCTGCGCTCCGAGACCGTGGGCCGGTTCTTCGAGCGGTACGGCGCCGGCCCCGAACTGCACAACCTGTACGGGCCGACCGAGGCGTCCATCGACGTCACCCACTGGCGGTGCACCCCGGAGGACGCCCACCGGCCGGTGCCCATCGGGCGGCCGGTCGCCAACACCAGCCTGTACGTCCTGGACCGGGAGGGGCGTCCGCTGCCCCACGGCATCGCCGGCGAGCTGTACATCGGCGGTGTCCAGGTCGCCTCGGGGTACCTCAACCGCCCGGAACTCACCGCGGCGAGCTTCGTCGACAACCCCTTCGGCCCCGGCAGGCTCTACCGGACCGGAGACCTCGCCGTGCTCCGCGAGGACGGGGTCGTCCTCTACCGCGGCCGCCTCGACCATCAGGTGAAGGTGCACGGATTCCGCATCGAGCCCGGCGAGATCGAGTCCGCGCTGCTCGGCCACCCGGCCGTCGAGCAGGCGGTGGTCACGGCTCCCCTCGGTGACGACGGCGAGCGCCGGCTCATCGCCCATGTCGTGCCCGACGGCGCCGCGCCGGAACCGGCCGAGCTCCTGGAGTGGCTGCGGGAGCGCCTGCCCGCCTACATGGCCCCGGCGCACTTCGTCACCCTCGACGCCCTGCCGCTGCTGTCCAACGGCAAACTGGACCGCAAGGCGCTGCCGATGCCGGACACGCGGCCGGTCCGCACCGTGACGCCGCCGGAGACCGCCGAGGAGAGCCTGCTCCACCGGGCGTGGTGCACGGTCCTCGGCATCGACGAGATCGGCGTGGACGACTCGTTCTTCGTGCTCGGCGGCGACTCCATGCACGCCATCCGGGTCCGGGCGGAGGTCGAGCGGGAGGGCCGCACCTTCGAGGTCGCCGACCTGTTCCAGGGGCCTTCGATCCGTGAACTCGCCCGCGTCCTCAGGTCCTTGGAGGAACGGGAGGGCTCCGCCGACCGCGTACCCTTCGGGCTGCTGTCCGCGGCGGACCGGCTGCTGCTGCCGGACGGCCTCGACGACGCCTACCCGCTCAGTGCCATGCAGGCGGGCATGCTCTACCACGCGGCCTACGCCGAGGACTCCTCGGTGTACCGCGTGGTGACCAGCGCACGGGTGGCGACCCGCCTCGACCCGGACGCCCTGCGCGCCGCGATCGACGACACCGCCGCCCGGCACCCGTCCCTGCGCTGCTCCTTCGACCTGGCCCGCTTCTCCGAGCCGCTGCAACTGGTGCACGGCCACGTCGAGATCCCGCTGGAGACCGGCCTGGACCTCGGCGGCCTGGACGACGAGGCACGGTTGCGTGCCGTCACGGACTGGGTCGAGCAGGCCAAATACACCCGCTTCGACCCGGAGGTCGCGCCCCTGCTGAAGTTCGTGGCGCATCCCTGCGGCCCCGAGGCGTTCGAGCTGTCGGTGATCGAGCACCACGTCGTCCTCGACGGGTGGAGCGACATGCGCATGCTCGAAGAGGTGGTCGACCACTACCGGGCGCGGCTCGCCGGCGAGGAACTGCGCCTGCCGCCGGTCCGCTCGGCCTACCGGGACTTCGTCGCCGCCGAGCGCCGCGCCCTGGCGGACGAGCGCGCACGCGCGTACTGGACAGGACTGCTGCGCGGCGCCGAGCCCACCCGACTGGTGTCCCGCGGCACCACCGGACAGGAACGCCCCGACGGGGCACGGCCGGCCGCGAACCAGCGGTACGACGTGCCCGTCGACGACGGGGTGGCCGCGGAGCTGCGACTCCTCGGCGGGCGCGAGGGACTGCCGCTCAAGTCGCTCCTCGCCACCGCGCACCTCGCCGTGCTGCGGCTGGTCAGCGGGGACGACGAAGTGCTCACCGGCGTCGTGGCCAACGCCCGTCTCGAGGAGGAGGGCGGCGACGAGACGATCGGCGTCTTCCTGAACACGCTCCCGCTGCGCCTCGACGTGTCCTCCGCCACCCTCCTGGACACCGCGCGACGGGTCTTCGACCACGAGCGCCGGTCCGCGGCCCACCGCCGCTACCCCTTCGCGCAGATGCAGCACGACGTGGGCGAGGGCCTCCAGCTGGACAGCTACGTCAACTTCATGGACTTCCACCGCGACCGTCACCGGTCGGCGGACGGCCTCATGGCCGTCACCGTGGGCGTCGCGGAGACCAACTACCCGCTCGCCGTGAACTTCCTGATCGACCCCGAGCTGGGCCGCCTCCAGCTCTGGCTCGACTGCGACCTGGCCGTCCTGCCCGAGGAGTTCTGCTCGCGCCTCGCCGGCTACTACGAGCGCGCCCTGGCGGCCGTGGCCCGGCGCCCGGAGGAACGACTCACCGCCGTCGACCTCATGGCCCCGGCCGAGCACGCCCAGCTGGCCGAGTGGAACGACACCGCCGTCCCGTACGACCTCGACGCCACCGTGCACGGACAGTTCGAGCGTCAGGCGCTGACCCACCCGGACGCGATCGCGGTCGTGCACCGCTTCGACGAACTGAGCTACGCGGAGCTGGACTCCCGCGCCAACCGCCTCGCGCACCATCTGCGCGGCCAGGGCGTCGGACGGGGAGACCTGGTCGGCGTGAGCCTGCGCCGCGGTGCCGACCTCGTCGTCGCCCTTCTCGCGGTGCTCAAGAGCGGCGCCGCGTACGTGCCGATGGACCCGTCGTTCCCCACCGGACGGCTCGCGGACATCGCCGCCGATTCCGGCATCGGCTGCCTCGTCAAGGGACCGGGCACACCCGACGGGATCACCGCACCTCGGGTGGTGGACCTCGCCGCGGACGCGAAGACCATCGAGCGGGCCCCGGCCACATCGCCCGACGTCGAGGTCTCCGGCGACGACACGGCGTATGTGATCTACACATCCGGCTCGACCGGCAAGCCCAAGGGCACCGCCCTCCGGCACCGCAACGCCGTGAACTTCTTCGCCGGCATGGACGGGCGCGTCGGCTGCGACGACCAGGACGTCGTCCTCGCCGTCACCAGCGTCTCCTTCGACATCTCCGTCCTCGAACTGCTGTGGCCGCTCACCCACGGCGCCAAGGTGGTCGTCGCGGGAGAGCGGGTCATCACCCGTCTCGTACCGCAGTCGGAGTCGAGGGAGCGGCCCCTCGGGTTCAGCCTCTTCTTCTTCGCCGCGTCCGCGGGCGCCTCCCACCGCGAGGGCTACCAGCTGGTCCTCGACGCGGCCAGGTACGCCGACACCCACGGATTCGAGGCCGTGTGGACGCCCGAGCGGCACTTCCACGAGTTCGGCGGCCTCTACCCCAACCCCTCGGTGATGTCGGCCGCGCTGGCCACCATCACCGACCGCATCGCCCTGCGCTGCGGCAGCGTCGTCTCCCCGCTGCACGACGCGGTGCGCATCGCCGAGGAGTGGTCGCTCGTCGACAACCTCTCGGACGGCCGGGTCGGCCTGGCGTTCGCCGCGGGCTGGAACTCCAACGACTTCGTCCTGCGCCCCGAGAACTTCCCGGTGCGCAAGGAGCTGATGTCCGAACAGCTGGCGGAGTTCCGCACGTTGTGGCGCGGCGAGCCGGTGCAGCGGGTCGGCGGCAGCGGCGAACTCGTCGACGTACGGATCTTCCCCGCCCCCGTCCAGGACGAGCCGCCGGTCTGGCTCACCTCGGTCGGCGCCGTGCAGACCTTCGAGAAGGCCGGCGCCACCGGCGCGAACCTGCTCACCCACCTGTTCGGCCAGAGCCCCGACGACCTGGCGGAGAAGATCAAGGCGTACCGGCAGGCCCGCGAGGCCGCCGGGCACACCGGGCCCGGACAGGTCACCGTCATGGTGCACACCTTCATGTCGGACGACCCGGAGCGGGCGAGGGAGCAGGCGCGCGAGCCCTTCCGCGACTACCTCCGCAGCTCCACCGAGCTGTGGCGCACGCTCTTCGCCTCCACCGGCCAGGACCTCCCGGAGATGGGCGCCGAGGAGCAGATCGACGCGGTGATCGACATGGCGATCAACCGGTACTTCGAGACCTCCGGCCTGTTCGGTTCCCCGGACACCTGCGCCGACCTCGTCCGCGCGCTGGCCGCCGCCGGAGTCGACGAGATCGCGTGCCTGGTCGACTTCGGAGTCGAGGCGGAGGACGTCCTCAAGAGCCTCACCTGGGTCGACCGCCTCCGCGACAACCATGACACCGAGGTCGCCGAGGGCGCCCACTCCTTCGCCGAACTCTGCGAGCGGCACGGCGTCACCCTCGTCCAGGGCACCCCCTCGCTGCTCACCGCGGTGGCCGCGGAACCCGCCGCCCTGGAGTCGCTGCGGGGCCTGCGCGCCCTGCTGATCGGCGGCGAGGCCTTCCCCTCGGGACTCGCGCGGCGCCTGCTCGAAGCGCTGCCCGAGGTACGGATCCACAACATGTACGGCCCCACCGAGACGACCATCTGGTCGACGGTGCACGAACTGGACGCGAGCCGGGACACGACGGCCGACAGCATCTCCATCGGCCGGCCGATCGCCAACACCGAGGTGCGCGTGGTCGACGACCGCGGCCGGCCGCTCCCCGTCGGCGTCTCCGGCGAACTGTGGATCGGCGGGGACGGCGTCGCCGCGGGCTACATCGGGCGGCCCGAGCTGACCGCCGAGCGGTTCGTCACCGGCGTGGAGGGCACCGGCCTGTTCTACCGGACCGGTGACCGGGTGCGTCGGCGTGCCGACGGCAGCCTGGAGTTCCTGGGCCGGGTCGACCGGCAGGTGAAGATCCTCGGTCACCGCGTCGAACCCGACGAGGTGGAGAGCGTCCTCTCGCGCCATCCACGGCTCGACGCGGTCGCCGTCACCGCCGTCGACGGAGCCAACGGCACGGAACTCGTGGCCTATGTGTCTCCCGCGGACTCCCTGTCCGACGCCTCGGTGCAGGACGCGCACGTCCGCAGCTGGGGCGAGGTCTGGGAGAGCGCGTACACCGCGACCGACGGCGCCCCGGAGGACGGGAGCGAGTTCGCGGGCTGGCTCAGCAGCTACACCGGAGACCCCATCCCCGTCCCCGAGATGCGGGAGTGGCTGGGGCACACCGTCGACCGGATCCGCGCGCTGCGCCCCACCGCGCTCGCCGACATCGGCGTCGGCGTCGGTCTCGTCCTGCGGAACCTGGCCGACCGGGTCGGCGAGTACCACGGCGTGGACCTCTCGCCCGCCGCGCTCACCGTCGCGGCCGCCTCCCTGGGACGACCGCTCCCCGCCCACGTACACCTGGAGCAGTCCGGTCCCGAGTACCTGGCGCGCCTCGCGCCCGGAAGCCTGGACACGGTGGTGATCAACTCGGTGGCGCAGTACTTCCCCGGGACCGACTACCTGCGCACCGTCCTCACCGACGCGGTGCGCGCCGTACGGCCCGGCGGCGCGGTCTTCGTCGGCGACGTCCGCTCGGTCGAGATGCTGCCCGAGTTCCACACCGCCGTGGCGCTGCACCGGGCCGGACCGCTCCAGACGGTCGAGGAGATCCGGTCCTCGGTCTCCCGCCGCCTCCAGGAGGAACGGGAACTGTGTCTGTCCCCGGCCTTCTTCCACCGGCTCGCCGCCGACCTCGACGGCGTCGGCGAGGTCCGGGTCGAGCTGAAGCGGGGCACGGCCGACAACGAGCTCTCCCTCTTCCGCTACGACGTGACCCTGCTGATCGGCGACCGGCCGGCGCCCGCCGCGACCGAGCCCCGTCTCACCTGGGACGCGCTCGACGGCGGCCTCGACGGCCTGCGGCGGCGACTGGCCGGCGGCGCCGAGGGCCTGGTGGTGACGGGCATCCCCAACCGGAGGCTGCTGCGGACCACGGCCGCGGTCCGCGCACTGGAGGACACCGACGGCACGGCCACCGGCTGGGACCTGGAACGGCTGCTGTGGGATCTGGACGACGAGGCGGGCGCCCACCCGGAGGAGTTGTTCGACCTGGCCGCCGAGCAAGGACGCCGGCTCCGGGCCCTGGTGCCACCGGACGGCCGACTCGACACGTTCGACGCGGTGTTCGGTACACCGGTCCCCGCCCACGACGACGCTGAGGACACGGCATGA
- a CDS encoding GNAT family N-acetyltransferase: MFTTPSRIELHPLTLSDQDEFCSLVRASTELHGPWMQLPTTAEEFRTWMRRFDDGSSRGYLIRVRETGAAAGMVNINSIIRGRYQGASLGYAAFAPSAGRGYMTEGLAATLEYAFTELRLHRLEANIQPGNKASLAVVQRLGFRCEGVSPAYLYIDGGWRDHERWAITAPNPWTPDPSLPEV, translated from the coding sequence ATGTTCACCACCCCGTCACGGATCGAGCTGCACCCGCTCACCCTCTCCGACCAGGACGAGTTCTGCTCGCTCGTACGCGCCAGCACCGAGCTGCACGGGCCCTGGATGCAACTGCCCACCACCGCGGAGGAGTTCCGGACCTGGATGCGTCGCTTCGACGACGGCAGCAGCCGGGGCTATCTGATCCGCGTCCGGGAGACCGGCGCGGCCGCCGGCATGGTCAACATCAACTCGATCATCCGGGGCCGCTACCAGGGCGCCTCCCTCGGCTACGCGGCCTTCGCCCCGTCCGCGGGGCGCGGCTACATGACCGAGGGGCTCGCCGCCACCCTGGAGTACGCGTTCACCGAGCTGCGGCTCCACCGCCTGGAGGCCAACATCCAGCCGGGGAACAAGGCTTCCCTGGCCGTGGTCCAGCGGCTGGGCTTCCGTTGCGAGGGGGTCTCGCCGGCCTACCTCTACATCGACGGGGGCTGGCGGGACCACGAACGCTGGGCGATCACCGCGCCGAACCCCTGGACACCCGATCCGTCCCTTCCCGAAGTCTGA
- a CDS encoding helix-turn-helix domain-containing protein, which produces MTEATRRTAEEPDDPATGPGAGALRVGVLAYPGCFASEVFGVPDLLTMAAHVAGPDAPGYRVSIVSPRRRVTASGGAVLDVRPLREVDVLVVPGFEPAPAPATARATDIGARLAGLAPETAAIRASAAAGTAVVSLCVGAFLLADAGLLDGRRATTSWLYAGELARRCPEADVRPEHLVVTDRGVTTTAAFSAMYDFALDLIRRHSGAPVARTTARIALVDDVRSSQSPYVDPRLLPQPGGEFSERVMRRLDQNLAARYELGALAEAFRVSPRTLLRRFAEETGRSPLAHLQASRVRRARHLLEATDRTVAAVAAAVGYQDPGTFAALFARHTGHRPSAYRAAFRRAAPSDADLDLGPRT; this is translated from the coding sequence ATGACGGAAGCGACGCGACGGACGGCGGAAGAGCCTGACGACCCTGCCACCGGCCCTGGTGCCGGTGCGCTGCGGGTCGGGGTCCTCGCCTACCCGGGCTGCTTCGCGTCCGAAGTCTTCGGAGTCCCCGACCTGTTGACGATGGCCGCACACGTCGCCGGACCGGACGCGCCCGGCTACCGGGTCTCGATCGTCTCGCCCCGCCGCCGGGTCACCGCCTCGGGCGGCGCCGTCCTGGACGTGCGTCCGCTGCGTGAGGTCGACGTCCTCGTCGTCCCCGGTTTCGAACCGGCTCCGGCCCCGGCCACGGCCCGCGCAACGGACATCGGGGCACGCCTCGCCGGGCTGGCCCCCGAGACCGCGGCGATCCGCGCGAGCGCCGCCGCCGGCACCGCGGTCGTCTCCCTCTGCGTCGGCGCGTTCCTGCTCGCCGACGCCGGACTGCTCGACGGGCGCCGGGCCACCACGTCCTGGCTGTACGCCGGTGAACTGGCCAGGCGCTGCCCGGAGGCCGACGTCCGTCCCGAGCACCTGGTCGTCACCGACAGGGGCGTGACGACCACGGCCGCCTTCAGCGCCATGTACGACTTCGCGCTGGACCTGATCCGCCGGCACAGCGGCGCCCCGGTGGCGCGGACCACCGCGCGGATCGCGCTCGTCGACGACGTGCGGAGCTCCCAGAGCCCGTACGTCGACCCGCGGCTCCTGCCGCAGCCCGGCGGCGAGTTCTCCGAGCGGGTCATGAGACGGCTCGACCAGAACCTCGCCGCGCGCTACGAGCTCGGCGCGCTCGCGGAGGCCTTCCGCGTCAGCCCCCGCACGCTGCTGCGCCGCTTCGCCGAGGAGACCGGACGCAGCCCGCTGGCCCATCTGCAGGCGTCCCGGGTCCGGCGCGCCCGCCACCTCCTGGAGGCCACCGACCGCACGGTCGCCGCCGTCGCCGCGGCCGTCGGGTACCAGGACCCGGGCACCTTTGCCGCCCTCTTCGCCCGCCACACCGGCCACCGTCCGAGCGCCTACCGGGCCGCCTTCCGCCGTGCCGCACCGTCCGACGCGGACCTCGACCTCGGGCCTCGGACCTGA
- a CDS encoding dienelactone hydrolase family protein, with the protein MTETDDPITDFTRRSVAVEGVEKTVYVAGTGPAVVVLPEMPGISPDVLRLARWVRDAGFTVHVPSLFGTDGAFPTVEGGREVVRRACVSAEFRAFAGGGTSPVTRWLRGLARQAHEECGGPGVGAIGLCFTGNFALTMALEPAVVAPVVNHPSLPLDDPGGLELDAADARAIRDRLTRDGLSVLAYRFEGDRWCTGQRFAAYRALLGEAFDGRVLPDSAANPGPPPFFAELVGTPHSVVTAHLVDEAGHPTVRARDEILAFLAARLRPSG; encoded by the coding sequence ATGACCGAGACCGATGATCCGATCACCGATTTCACCCGCCGGAGCGTGGCCGTGGAGGGGGTGGAGAAGACGGTGTACGTGGCCGGGACCGGGCCCGCCGTCGTGGTGCTGCCCGAGATGCCGGGCATCAGCCCCGACGTCCTGCGGCTCGCCCGATGGGTGCGGGACGCCGGCTTCACCGTCCACGTGCCCTCGCTGTTCGGGACGGACGGCGCGTTCCCCACGGTCGAGGGCGGCCGGGAGGTCGTCCGCCGCGCCTGTGTCAGCGCGGAGTTCCGTGCCTTCGCCGGCGGCGGCACGAGTCCGGTGACACGGTGGCTGCGCGGCCTCGCGCGCCAGGCACACGAGGAGTGCGGCGGCCCCGGGGTGGGCGCGATCGGTCTCTGCTTCACCGGCAACTTCGCCCTCACCATGGCGCTGGAGCCGGCGGTCGTCGCCCCCGTGGTCAACCACCCGTCGCTGCCGCTCGACGACCCCGGCGGGCTCGAACTCGACGCGGCGGACGCGCGCGCGATACGTGACCGGCTCACCCGTGACGGACTCAGCGTGCTCGCCTACCGCTTCGAGGGCGACCGCTGGTGCACAGGGCAGCGGTTCGCCGCCTATCGCGCGCTCCTCGGCGAGGCCTTCGACGGACGCGTCCTCCCGGACAGCGCCGCCAACCCGGGCCCGCCGCCCTTCTTCGCCGAACTCGTCGGCACCCCGCACAGCGTCGTGACCGCCCATCTCGTCGACGAGGCCGGCCACCCCACGGTCCGGGCCCGCGACGAGATCCTCGCGTTCCTGGCCGCCCGTCTGCGCCCGTCCGGCTGA